A part of Candidatus Electrothrix aestuarii genomic DNA contains:
- the hsdR gene encoding EcoAI/FtnUII family type I restriction enzme subunit R: MCASEKKIDKSIDQIIDRKELSETDICDQYITPALKRSGWDQRSQIRREYPLTPGPVIVRGNMSLRNRKKRKYADYVLSYKPGLPVAVIEAKRNTYPVSQGMQQALDYAAILDVPSAFSSNGDAFAAHNRAAQSGEEIETRLSLDEFPSPEELWQRYKAYRGIPEFSDVGYQEGQQAEDQRRDNSDKLLLQPYHSDGSDKEPRYYQIEAINRVMEAVVKGQRRLLLVMATGTGKTYTTFQIIWRLWKAGAARRILFLVDRNILADQTLVNDFKPFGSVMCKVRNRSFDPAYEIHLALYQAVTGPEEQNKAYKQLSQDFFDLIIIDECHRGSAAEDSAWHEILEYFSSAVQLGLTATPKETKYISNMSYFGEPIYTYSLKQGIEDGFLAPYKVIRIHLDKDIEGWQAAEGMVDDKGKAVESRVYDRKDMDRLLVLKQRTKLVARRVMAFLRATDPFAKTIIFCEDIDHAERMREAIVNEAGQLALDNHRYVMRITGDNSVGKAELDNFIDPESTYPVIATTSELMSTGVDAKTCKLIVLDKTIRSMTMFKQIIGRGTRIDEENKKFFFTIMDFKNATALFRDPSFDGDPVTIYEPGPDDPPVPPEPPEEAPYDLEAEEPGLSTNEDRKIYLAGVPIRILAERVEYIGPDGQLITESYRDFSRKQIRSQFASLDDFLLRWSGANKKQAILELLEEQGVVLENLAAEVGAEYGEFDLICHIAFDQPPLTRRERAEQVKKRDYFTKYGNQARAVLAGLLEKYADEGICSIEQNTILKLSPFREIGTPIEIIKQVFGGKKAYHQALQELEEQLYLDYQEKTA, encoded by the coding sequence ATGTGTGCAAGCGAGAAGAAGATCGACAAGAGCATCGATCAAATAATCGATAGGAAGGAACTCAGCGAAACCGACATCTGCGACCAGTACATTACCCCGGCCCTGAAACGGAGCGGCTGGGACCAACGGAGCCAGATTCGGCGGGAATACCCGCTCACCCCGGGACCGGTGATTGTCCGGGGCAATATGTCGCTACGCAATCGCAAAAAGCGCAAGTATGCCGACTACGTGCTTTCGTACAAACCGGGCTTACCCGTGGCCGTGATTGAGGCCAAGCGAAACACCTACCCGGTCAGTCAGGGGATGCAGCAGGCCCTGGACTATGCCGCGATTCTGGATGTTCCCAGTGCCTTCAGTTCCAACGGCGATGCCTTTGCCGCCCATAACCGGGCTGCGCAATCTGGGGAGGAGATAGAGACTCGCCTGAGCCTGGACGAGTTTCCCTCGCCCGAGGAGCTTTGGCAGCGCTATAAGGCCTATCGTGGCATTCCAGAGTTTTCGGACGTGGGGTATCAAGAGGGCCAGCAGGCTGAGGATCAGAGGAGAGACAACAGCGATAAACTCCTGCTCCAGCCCTATCATAGCGATGGCTCGGACAAGGAACCGCGCTATTACCAGATCGAGGCCATTAACCGGGTGATGGAGGCGGTAGTCAAAGGCCAACGGCGGCTCCTGCTGGTCATGGCCACGGGCACGGGCAAGACCTACACCACCTTTCAGATCATCTGGCGGTTGTGGAAGGCAGGGGCTGCCCGTCGCATCCTCTTTCTCGTGGATCGCAATATCCTGGCAGACCAGACCCTGGTCAATGATTTCAAGCCCTTTGGCTCGGTGATGTGCAAGGTCAGGAACCGCAGCTTTGATCCGGCCTATGAGATCCATCTGGCCCTGTATCAGGCCGTAACTGGCCCGGAGGAGCAGAACAAGGCCTACAAGCAGCTCTCTCAGGATTTCTTTGACCTGATCATTATTGACGAGTGCCATCGCGGCAGTGCTGCTGAGGACTCGGCCTGGCATGAGATCCTAGAGTATTTCTCCTCTGCCGTGCAGCTGGGTCTGACGGCCACGCCCAAGGAGACCAAGTACATCTCCAATATGTCCTATTTCGGGGAGCCGATCTACACCTATAGCCTCAAGCAAGGGATTGAAGACGGTTTCCTGGCCCCGTACAAGGTGATCCGCATTCATCTGGACAAGGATATTGAGGGCTGGCAAGCTGCTGAAGGTATGGTGGATGATAAGGGCAAGGCGGTGGAGAGCCGGGTCTATGACCGCAAGGACATGGATCGTCTCCTGGTGCTCAAGCAGCGGACCAAGCTGGTGGCCCGGCGGGTCATGGCCTTTCTCCGCGCCACAGATCCCTTTGCCAAGACCATTATTTTTTGTGAGGACATCGACCATGCCGAGCGGATGCGGGAGGCCATTGTTAACGAGGCCGGACAATTAGCCCTGGATAATCATCGCTATGTCATGCGCATTACCGGGGATAATAGCGTGGGCAAGGCAGAGCTGGATAACTTCATAGATCCAGAAAGCACCTACCCGGTCATTGCCACCACCTCGGAGCTCATGTCCACGGGCGTGGATGCCAAGACCTGCAAGCTGATCGTGCTGGACAAGACCATCCGGTCCATGACCATGTTCAAGCAGATCATTGGTCGCGGCACCCGGATTGATGAGGAGAATAAGAAGTTTTTCTTCACCATCATGGATTTTAAGAACGCCACGGCCCTATTCCGCGATCCCAGCTTTGACGGCGATCCTGTGACCATCTATGAGCCAGGCCCGGATGACCCCCCGGTTCCGCCGGAACCTCCTGAGGAGGCCCCCTATGATCTTGAGGCGGAAGAACCTGGACTGAGCACCAATGAAGACAGAAAAATCTATCTTGCCGGTGTTCCTATTCGCATCCTGGCTGAACGGGTGGAGTACATCGGCCCGGACGGCCAGCTCATTACTGAGTCTTACCGGGATTTCAGTCGCAAACAGATCCGCTCCCAATTTGCCTCCCTGGATGATTTCCTCCTCCGTTGGAGCGGGGCCAACAAGAAGCAGGCCATTCTGGAGCTGCTGGAGGAACAGGGCGTGGTTCTGGAGAATCTGGCTGCTGAGGTGGGAGCAGAGTATGGCGAGTTTGACCTGATCTGCCATATCGCCTTTGATCAACCGCCCCTGACCCGCAGGGAACGGGCCGAGCAGGTCAAAAAACGGGACTATTTCACCAAATACGGGAACCAGGCCCGGGCCGTGTTGGCTGGCCTGCTGGAAAAATACGCAGACGAGGGCATCTGCTCCATTGAGCAGAATACTATCCTCAAACTCAGCCCCTTTCGGGAGATCGGCACCCCAATAGAAATCATCAAACAGGTCTTTGGCGGCAAGAAGGCGTACCACCAGGCCCTGCAGGAACTGGAAGAACAACTGTATCTGGATTATCAGGAGAAAACTGCATGA
- a CDS encoding class I SAM-dependent DNA methyltransferase, which translates to MSNVSGIIKSIQDIMRKDVGVDGDAQRISQLVWMFFLKIFDDREEELELLEDDYSSPLPEELRWRSWAADPEGITGEGLSDFVNQQLFPALKELSAGSDQRATVVRNVFADTYNYMKSGTLMRQVINKICAIDFNSQEDRHTFGAIYEQILKDLQSAGNAGEFYTPRAVTGFIVNRVDPRLEEQVLDPACGTGGFLASTIEHKRSRYVRTTRDEERLQETILGVEKKALPHMLCVTNMILHGIDTPVRIRHDNTLTRPLRDYRAKDRVPVIITNPPFGGMEEDGIEKNFPQALRTRETADLFMTLIIHLLKKGGRAAVVLPDGFFFGEGTKTRLKEKLLSECNLHTIVRLPNGVFNPYTGIKTNLLFFTKGQPTETVWYYEHPYPEGVKNYSKTKPMRFEEFQTEIDWWGSEADGFAARKETEQAWKVGIEEIKARNYNLDCKNPHQVEQVIHDPEVLLADYTRQQAEISDLQEQLKGILSAALSAGATGGGAA; encoded by the coding sequence ATGAGTAATGTGTCCGGCATCATCAAATCCATCCAGGATATTATGCGCAAGGATGTGGGCGTGGACGGCGATGCCCAGCGCATCAGCCAGCTGGTCTGGATGTTTTTCCTCAAGATCTTTGATGATCGGGAAGAAGAGCTGGAACTCCTGGAAGATGACTACAGCTCGCCCCTGCCCGAGGAACTGCGCTGGCGTTCCTGGGCCGCTGATCCTGAAGGCATAACCGGTGAGGGCCTGTCCGACTTTGTTAATCAGCAGCTCTTTCCTGCGCTCAAGGAACTCAGTGCTGGCAGCGACCAGCGGGCAACGGTGGTGCGCAATGTCTTTGCAGATACCTATAACTACATGAAATCTGGCACCCTGATGCGGCAGGTGATCAACAAGATCTGCGCCATTGATTTTAACAGCCAAGAGGACCGCCATACCTTTGGTGCCATCTATGAGCAGATCCTCAAGGACTTGCAGAGCGCGGGCAATGCAGGCGAATTCTACACCCCCAGGGCCGTGACCGGGTTCATCGTCAATCGGGTAGATCCCCGGCTGGAGGAGCAGGTGCTGGACCCGGCCTGCGGCACAGGCGGCTTTCTGGCCTCGACCATTGAGCATAAACGGAGCCGATACGTGCGCACGACCAGGGATGAAGAGCGTCTGCAAGAGACCATTCTTGGGGTGGAGAAAAAGGCCCTGCCCCATATGCTCTGTGTCACCAATATGATCCTGCACGGCATCGACACCCCGGTGCGTATCCGCCACGATAATACCCTGACCCGACCCCTGCGCGATTACCGGGCCAAGGATCGGGTGCCGGTCATTATCACCAATCCGCCCTTTGGTGGCATGGAAGAGGACGGGATTGAAAAGAACTTTCCCCAGGCCCTGCGCACCCGCGAGACTGCGGATCTGTTCATGACCCTGATCATCCATCTCCTCAAGAAAGGAGGACGGGCAGCTGTGGTCCTGCCGGACGGCTTTTTCTTTGGCGAGGGCACCAAGACCCGGCTCAAGGAAAAGCTGCTCAGCGAGTGCAACCTGCACACCATTGTCCGCCTGCCCAATGGCGTGTTCAATCCCTACACCGGCATCAAGACCAACCTGCTCTTTTTCACCAAGGGCCAGCCCACGGAAACCGTCTGGTATTACGAGCATCCCTATCCCGAAGGGGTGAAGAATTACAGCAAGACCAAACCCATGCGTTTTGAGGAGTTCCAGACGGAGATCGACTGGTGGGGCAGTGAGGCAGACGGCTTTGCAGCCCGCAAGGAGACTGAACAGGCATGGAAAGTGGGGATTGAGGAAATCAAGGCCCGCAATTATAACCTGGATTGCAAGAATCCCCATCAGGTGGAGCAGGTGATTCACGATCCTGAAGTGCTGCTGGCTGATTATACCCGCCAGCAGGCGGAGATCAGCGATCTGCAAGAGCAGCTCAAGGGAATTTTGAGCGCGGCTTTGAGTGCAGGTGCAACCGGGGGAGGTGCTGCGTGA